The following are encoded together in the Mesoplodon densirostris isolate mMesDen1 chromosome 2, mMesDen1 primary haplotype, whole genome shotgun sequence genome:
- the LOC132481173 gene encoding pancreatic alpha-amylase yields MKLFLLLSAIGFCWAQYAPNTESGRTSIVHLFEWRWVDIALECERYLAPKQFGGVQVSPPNENAVINNPPRPWWERYQPVSYKLCTRSGNENEFKDMVTRCNNVGVRIYVDAVINHMCGNGVAAGTRSTCGSYFNPGSEDFPAVPYSGWDFNNGKCKTGSEEIESYNDPSQVRDCRLVGLLDLALEKDYVRSTIAEYLNRLIDIGVAGFRIDASKHMWPGDIKAILDKLHNLNTRWFPAGSKPFIYQEVIDLGGEPIKSSEYFGNGRVTEFKYGAKLGTVLRKWNGEKMSYLKNWGEGWGFMPSDRALVFVDNHDNQRGHGAGGASILTFWDPRLYKMGVGFMLAHPYGFTRIMSSYRWPRHFVNGQDVNDWIGPPNNNGVIKEVTINPDTTCGNDWVCEHRWRQIRNMVVFRNVVDGQPFTNWWDNGSNQVAFGRGNRGFIVFNNDDWALSSTLQTGLPAGTYCDVISGDKIGNDCTGIKIYVSGDGNANFSISNSAEDPFIVIHAESKL; encoded by the exons ATGAAGCTCTTTCTATTGCTTTCAGCCATTGGATTCTGCTGGGCTCAGTATGCCCCAAATACTGAATCTGGACGGACATCTATTGTCCATCTGTTTGAGTGGCGCTGGGTTGATATTGCTCTTGAATGTGAGCGATACTTAGCTCCCAAACAATTTGGAGGGGTTCAG GTTTCCCCACCCAATGAAAACGCAGTAATTAATAACCCTCCAAGACCTTGGTGGGAAAGATACCAACCAGTTAGCTACAAGTTATGTACAAGATCAGGAAATGAGAATGAATTCAAAGACATGGTGACTAGATGTAACAACGTTGGT GTCCGTATTTATGTGGATGCTGTAATTAATCATATGTGTGGAAATGGTGTGGCTGCAGGAACACGCAGTACTTGTGGGAGCTACTTCAACCCTGGAAGTGAGGATTTTCCAGCAGTCCCATACTCTGGTTGGGATTTTAATAATGGTAAATGTAAAACTGGAAGTGAAGAAATTGAGAGCTATAATGATCCTTCTCAG GTCCGAGATTGTCGTCTCGTTGGTCTTCTTGATCTTGCACTGGAGAAAGATTATGTGCGCTCCACAATTGCTGAATATCTGAACCGTCTCATTGACATTGGTGTAGCAGGGTTCAGAATTGATGCTTCTAAACACATGTGGCCTGGAGACATAAAGGCAATTTTGGATAAACTGCATAATCTAAACACAAGATGGTTCCCTGCCGGAAGTAAACCTTTCATTTACCAGGAG GTAATTGATCTGGGTGGTGAGCCAATTAAAAGCAGTGAGTACTTTGGAAATGGCCGTGTGACAGAATTTAAATATGGTGCAAAACTAGGCACAGTTCTGCGCAAGTGGAATGGAGAGAAGATGTCTTACTTAAA gaaCTGGGGAGAAGGCTGGGGTTTCATGCCTTCTGACAGAGCACTTGTCTTTGTTGATAACCATGACAATCAGCGAGGGCATGGAGCTGGGGGAGCATCTATTCTTACATTCTGGGACCCTAG ACTGTACAAAATGGGAGTTGGATTTATGCTCGCTCATCCCTACGGATTTACACGAATAATGTCAAGTTACCGTTGGCCAAGACATTTTGTAAATGGACAA GATGTTAATGATTGGATTGGGCCACCAAATAATAATGGAGTCATTAAAGAAGTTACTATTAATCCAGATACTACTTGTGGCAATGACTGGGTCTGTGAACATCGATGGCGTCAAATAAG GAACATGGTTGTGTTCCGTAATGTAGTTGATGGCCAACCTTTTACAAACTGGTGGGATAATGGTAGCAACCAAGTAGCTTTtggaagaggaaacagaggaTTCATTGTCTTTAACAATGATGACTG ggCATTATCTTCAACTTTGCAAACTGGTCTTCCTGCTGGTACATATTGTGATGTCATTTCTGGAGATAAAATTGGTAACGATTGTACAGGAATTAAAATCTATGTTTCCGGCGATGGCAATGCTAATTTTTCTATTAGTAACTCTGCTGAAGATCCATTTATTGTGATTCATGCAGAATCTAAATTATAA